The Hydra vulgaris chromosome 11, alternate assembly HydraT2T_AEP genome contains a region encoding:
- the LOC101238777 gene encoding uncharacterized protein LOC101238777 isoform X2 gives MSMLHHDLNALPVKDQVNNTNEKKQWPYLLWIYLKSLGLYHNGPFVTVRRCSKCKGIGHEDFTSSGSFKMYHCEVCESFLWDHDGHINFITDEIIGAKRLNHRGSFLLSNIWLLLIVTSILTLIVIDFINFKRSSSDIVELFSSICLKVLLTIPTFIAVVCNFFTTFHEFAPGVWASAISPVFIVQRLRWINMRKTRMAGYGLFFGSIFFIAIQCSRVTQDLYAYDWNFNYFTPMEYFTIVVGIFNFGGISYLAYLLRKSFEKEVRLVCKFATFYISNVDLCRLRLAATFDTFHVFREFTSGWMSMNVVFAIISTLLEIHVWIVATEKMPLYRYERLVFLFSCFILPILVIGNVSVDYLWNRLVRQISRMRNSHQEQNWDKLMQFLNEQKPGNRPWQSVMAFILSIIAVFSAIQFRLLNSKAINNATSFQGINVTEVFG, from the exons atgAGTATGCTTCACCATGATCTAAATGCATTACCTGTTAAAGATCAAGTAAAcaatactaatgaaaaaaaGCAATGGCCATACTTACTCTGGATTTATCTTAAATCTCTTGGATTGTATCAtaatg gGCCTTTTGTGACTGTTCGTAGATGTTCAAAATGCAAAGGAATTGGTCATGAAGATTTCACATCATCTGGATCGTTTAAAATGTACCACTGTGAAGTTTGTGAAAGTTTTCTTTGGGATCACGATG GCCACATTAACTTTATAACTGATGAGATCATTGGTGCAAAACGCTTAAACCATCGCGGAAGCTTTTTACTTTCAAACATTTGGTTGCTTCTGATTGTGACatctattttaactttaattgtcattgactttattaattttaaacgaAGTTCTAGTGATATAGTTGAATTGTTTTCATCAATATGCTTAAAAGTGTTGTTGACTATCCCTACTTTTATTGCAGTTGTGTGtaacttttttacaactttCCATGAATTTGCACCAGGAGTTTGGGCATCAGCAATAAGTCCTGTATTTATTGTTCAACGCTTGCGATGGATAAATATGCGAAAAACACGCATGGCTGGGTATGGACTGTTTTTCGGAAGCATATTCTTTATAGCAATTCAATGCAGCAGAGTCACCCAAGATTTATATGCATATGACtggaattttaattattttacccCAATGGAGTATTTTACAATTGTTGTTGGCATTTTCAACTTTGGCGGAATTAGTTACCTAGCTTACTTACTGCGAAAAAGCTTTGAAAAAGAAGTTCGATTAGTCTGTAAGTTTGCCACATTTTATATATCGAATGTTGATTTATGTCGCTTGAGGCTTGCTGCTACGTTTGATACATTTCATGTGTTTCGTGAGTTTACATCTGGCTGGATGTCTATGAATGTTGTATTTGCTATAATCTCAACTCTCCTTGAAATTCATGTCTGGATTGTTGCAACAGAAAAAATGCCTCTTTACAGATATGAGCgattggtttttcttttttcttgttttattttgccTATACTTGTTATTGGTAATGTCAGTGTTGATTATCTGTGGAATCGATTAGTTCGCCAGATAAGCAGAATGAGAAATTCTCACCAGGAACAAAATTGGGATAAATTAATGCAGTTCTTAAATGAACAGAAGCCTGGTAATAGACCATGGCAATCTGTAATGgcatttattttatctattattgCAGTATTTTCTGCAATTCAGTTCCGACTTTTAAATAGCAAAGCAATTAATAATGCAACCAGTTTTCAAGGTATTAATGTTACAGAGGTTTTTGGctag